One Malania oleifera isolate guangnan ecotype guangnan chromosome 10, ASM2987363v1, whole genome shotgun sequence genomic region harbors:
- the LOC131165742 gene encoding zinc finger protein ZAT9-like gives MEKHKCKLCFKSFSNGRALGGHMRSHMMNLPIPPKPEQPITKLGEETESASSSAASSEGEEAAAVAEEEKGLYYGLRENPKKNSRFADPEFSFPVDATSVVLQDRESETESSKNPTRRRSKRIRKSGIPHQQYFHQQEVAKLKYKKQSKAELWAEPEPVSSISDTTTEEDVAYCLMMLSRDKWSKQSVEEEDGEEEEEDDDDDEDDDDDAERYENVREIGKFSQQIDGYDSDDLKSCKTKARGKYRCETCKKLFRSYQALGGHRASHKKLKLCTPPLEAHKSGASNAGVSTVDDQRSHECPVCFRVFSSGQALGGHKRSHLLNSATPTKSTGRFGDNLIDLNLPAPIDDEDISQVELSAVSDSEFVNPIKR, from the coding sequence ATGGAGAAGCACAAGTGTAAGCTCTGCTTCAAGAGCTTCTCTAATGGCAGAGCATTGGGGGGACACATGAGGTCTCACATGATGAATCTGCCGATTCCTCCAAAACCAGAGCAGCCCATTACTAAGCTCGGAGAGGAGACCGAGTCGGCTTCGTCCTCAGCTGCTTCCTCCGAAGGGGAAGAAGCGGCGGCAGTAGCAGAGGAGGAGAAAGGTCTGTATTACGGATTGAGAGAGAATCCCAAGAAGAATTCCCGTTTTGCGGATCCCGAGTTTTCCTTCCCCGTGGATGCTACATCTGTGGTTCTTCAAGACAGGGAGAGCGAGACCGAGTCGTCCAAGAACCCAACTCGGCGACGATCCAAGCGGATTCGCAAATCCGGCATACCCCACCAGCAATATTTTCATCAGCAAGAAGTTGCGAAGCTCAAATACAAGAAACAGAGTAAGGCAGAATTGTGGGCTGAGCCCGAACCCGTGAGTTCGATCTCTGATACTACTACGGAGGAAGATGTTGCTTATTGTCTTATGATGCTTTCGAGAGATAAATGGTCTAAACAGAGTGTAGAAGAAGAggatggagaagaagaagaagaagatgatgatgatgatgaggatgatgatgatgacgcaGAAAGATACGAGAATGTTCGAGAAATAGGGAAATTTTCACAGCAAATAGATGGATATGATTCAGACGACCTAAAATCGTGCAAGACAAAGGCTCGCGGGAAGTACAGATGCGAGACGTGCAAGAAGCTGTTTCGATCTTATCAAGCATTAGGCGGGCACAGAGCAAGTCACAAGAAGCTCAAACTCTGTACTCCACCGCTAGAAGCACACAAGTCAGGAGCTTCCAATGCAGGTGTATCTACAGTGGACGATCAAAGGAGCCATGAATGCCCTGTTTGCTTCCGAGTATTTTCATCTGGGCAAGCGCTCGGCGGCCACAAAAGATCGCATCTCCTCAATTCGGCGACACCCACCAAAAGTACCGGCAGGTTCGGAGACAACTTGATAGATCTCAATCTGCCGGCGCCGATTGACGACGAGGACATCAGCCAGGTCGAGCTTTCCGCCGTGTCCGATTCCGAATTCGTCAACCCAATCAAGCGATGA